One Mycobacterium sp. SMC-4 DNA window includes the following coding sequences:
- a CDS encoding serine/threonine-protein kinase gives MQAPELLGGRYELRGVLGRGGMAEVRDAWDIRLGRPVAVKMLHPAVSAQPDTRRRFMTEARAAALLNHPHVVAVHDHGVDHGRDYIVLERLPGQSLADVLAKHGPLPCGHVRAIVTDVLSALGAAHGRGVLHRDVKPANLLFTPSGGVKITDFGVAKSAESPQTLTNRVFGTMAYLPADRIAGRPATPSDDLYALGVVAYEALTGRRAYPQDNLAALADAIYTGRVTPLRALRPDIDAALAATIEQAMSPDPRWRFSTAAAMQASLNAPVAQSRGTSGVLAAFAVLAVLVFAVVLVVA, from the coding sequence ATGCAGGCGCCAGAGCTTCTGGGCGGCCGCTATGAACTTCGCGGTGTTCTCGGCCGCGGCGGCATGGCGGAGGTGCGTGATGCCTGGGACATCCGGCTGGGTCGGCCTGTCGCGGTCAAGATGTTGCACCCGGCGGTCAGCGCTCAACCGGACACCCGTCGTCGCTTCATGACCGAGGCCCGGGCCGCGGCGCTGCTCAACCATCCGCACGTGGTGGCCGTCCACGACCACGGCGTCGACCACGGCCGCGACTACATCGTGCTGGAGCGGCTGCCCGGTCAGAGCCTGGCCGACGTGCTGGCCAAGCACGGGCCGCTGCCCTGCGGGCACGTCCGCGCCATCGTCACCGACGTGTTGTCCGCGCTGGGCGCCGCGCACGGCCGCGGCGTGCTGCACCGTGACGTCAAGCCGGCCAACCTGTTGTTCACCCCGTCCGGCGGGGTCAAGATCACCGATTTCGGCGTCGCGAAGAGTGCCGAGTCACCGCAGACCCTGACCAACCGGGTGTTCGGCACCATGGCCTACCTGCCCGCCGACCGCATCGCGGGGCGGCCGGCTACGCCCAGTGATGACCTGTACGCGCTCGGAGTCGTGGCCTACGAGGCGCTGACCGGCCGCCGAGCCTATCCCCAGGACAACCTGGCCGCGTTGGCCGACGCGATTTATACCGGGCGGGTGACGCCGCTGAGGGCGCTGCGGCCCGATATCGACGCTGCACTGGCCGCGACGATCGAGCAGGCCATGTCGCCCGATCCGCGGTGGCGATTCAGCACCGCGGCGGCGATGCAGGCAAGTCTGAACGCGCCGGTCGCGCAGTCCCGTGGAACCAGCGGAGTACTGGCTGCCTTCGCCGTTCTGGCGGTCCTGGTGTTCGCCGTGGTGCTGGTCGTGGCATAG
- a CDS encoding oxygenase MpaB family protein gives MTQDTSATCPANSDAGTGEAAMAAGCPVSAGGYDDLPAPLGPDSLTWKYFGQWTGLFQGPWAGSMQNMHPQLGAAVEQHSIFFLERMPRLLRSIYPIGGVVFDGDRAPQTGAEVRDYHIGIKGVDDQGRRYSALNPDVFYWAHATFFKSTLLAAERFHGGLTDEQRRQLFDEHLTWYRMYGMSMRPVPQSWEEFEQYWDHMCHNVLENTWAAREVLDLTTMPKHPSLQWVPDWAWRLNLMVMQRFLVFMTVGLYDQPVRELMGFTWSRRQEWVHRRIGNVLHLATTVLPKRWLMHPRKRSATDRAVGRIPADAPLVQTPARNLPPVEYRGQPQFYCPNV, from the coding sequence GTGACTCAAGATACGTCCGCGACGTGCCCGGCCAACAGCGACGCGGGCACCGGCGAGGCCGCGATGGCCGCCGGCTGCCCGGTGAGCGCGGGCGGATATGACGACCTGCCGGCGCCGCTCGGGCCGGACTCGCTGACATGGAAGTACTTCGGCCAGTGGACGGGGCTGTTCCAGGGTCCGTGGGCCGGTTCGATGCAGAACATGCACCCGCAGTTGGGGGCCGCGGTCGAACAGCACTCGATCTTCTTCCTGGAGCGGATGCCGCGCCTGCTGCGGTCGATCTACCCGATCGGAGGCGTGGTTTTCGACGGCGATCGCGCCCCGCAGACCGGTGCCGAAGTGCGGGACTACCACATCGGGATCAAGGGCGTCGACGATCAGGGGCGCCGCTACAGCGCGCTGAACCCCGACGTCTTCTACTGGGCGCACGCGACCTTCTTCAAGTCCACGCTGCTGGCGGCCGAGCGTTTCCACGGCGGGCTGACCGACGAGCAACGCCGACAGTTGTTCGATGAACACCTGACCTGGTACCGCATGTACGGCATGAGCATGCGTCCGGTGCCGCAGAGTTGGGAGGAATTCGAGCAGTACTGGGACCACATGTGTCACAACGTTCTCGAAAACACATGGGCGGCAAGGGAAGTGCTGGACCTGACGACCATGCCCAAACACCCGTCGCTGCAGTGGGTGCCCGACTGGGCCTGGCGGCTGAATCTGATGGTCATGCAACGGTTCCTGGTGTTCATGACCGTCGGGCTCTACGACCAGCCGGTGCGCGAGCTGATGGGCTTCACCTGGTCGCGACGCCAGGAATGGGTCCACCGACGTATCGGCAATGTCCTGCATCTGGCGACGACCGTGCTGCCCAAGCGCTGGTTGATGCACCCGCGGAAACGCTCGGCGACCGATCGCGCAGTTGGGCGAATTCCGGCCGACGCGCCGCTGGTGCAGACCCCGGCGCGCAACCTGCCACCGGTCGAATACCGCGGACAGCCGCAGTTCTACTGCCCCAACGTCTGA